A single genomic interval of Primulina huaijiensis isolate GDHJ02 chromosome 7, ASM1229523v2, whole genome shotgun sequence harbors:
- the LOC140980905 gene encoding serine carboxypeptidase 1-like isoform X2 — MLGPFNFEAGKPHGSLPTLHQNPYSWSKVSSILYLDSPSGVGLSYSENISDYITGDLKTASDSHVFLLKWFELYPEFISNPFFISGESYAGIYVPTLANEVAKGIDAGIKPILHLKGYMVGNGVTDDVIDGNALVPFVHGMGLISEELFEEVTIQCNGSYYNSTADSCQKKLATVDEEIKDINVYDILEPCYHATPSKISFTTTKLPQSFRRLGVSERPLPVRKRMFGRAWPLRAPVRDGLVPSWPQLLSEVDVPCTDDEVATAWLNSEAVRRAIHAEPKTVAGNFELCTDRLKFYHDAGSMIKYHKNLTSRGYRALIYSGDHDMCVPFTGSEAWTRSIGYKKADSWRPWFVNDQVAGYIQVYENNLIFLTIKGAGHTVPEYKPREALEFYSRWLADKKI, encoded by the exons ATGCTGG GTCCCTTTAATTTTGAGGCCGGAAAACCACATGGTAGCCTTCCCACCCTGCATCAGAATCCATATAGCTGGTCTAAG GTATCAAGCATTTTGTATTTAGACTCTCCTTCGGGTGTTGGATTATCTTACTCAGAAAATATATCCGACTATATCACAGGAGACTTAAAGACTGCTTCTGATTCCCATGTATTTCTCCTCAAG TGGTTTGAGCTCTATCCAGAATTCATATCCAATCCGTTCTTTATATCTGGTGAATCGTATGCTGGAATATACGTTCCGACTTTGGCTAATGAAGTAGCTAAAG GGATTGATGCTGGTATAAAGCCCATTCTCCACCTGAAG GGTTACATGGTGGGAAATGGAGTCACGGATGATGTTATTGATGGTAATGCTCTTGTACCTTTTGTGCATGGAATGGGTCTTATATCAGAGGAACTTTTCGAG GAAGTTACTATTCAATGTAATGGGAGCTACTATAATTCTACTGCTGACTCTTGTCAAAAAAAGCTTGCAACAGTAGATGAA GAAATCAAGGATATAAACGTATATGACATTCTCGAACCATGCTATCATGCTACACCAAGTAAGATTTCATTCACGACGACAAAATTGCCTCAGAGCTTCAGGAGATTGGGTGTGAGCGAAAGGCCTTTGCCAGTGAGAAAACGAATGTTTGGTCGTGCATGGCCTCTTAGAGCTCCTGTAAGAGATGGACTTGTCCCGAGTTGGCCACAGCTTCTTAGTGAAGTAGACGTTCCATGCACT GATGATGAGGTTGCAACTGCATGGCTGAACAGTGAAGCAGTTAGGAGAGCAATCCATGCTGAACCT AAAACTGTGGCAGGAAACTTTGAGCTGTGCACAGACAGACTCAAATTTTATCATGATGCTGGGAGCATGATCAAATATCATAAGAACCTCACATCCCGGGGATATCGAGCTCTCATATACAG tGGGGATCATGATATGTGTGTTCCATTCACGGGAAGTGAAGCTTGGACTCGATCCATCGGATACAAGAAAGCTGATTCATGGAGGCCTTGGTTTGTGAATGACCAAGTTGCAGG ATACATACAGGTTTATGAAAACAATCTCATCTTCCTCACCATAAAG GGAGCTGGACACACTGTACCAGAATACAAACCACGTGAAGCATTAGAGTTCTACTCACGCTGGTTGgcagataaaaaaatatga
- the LOC140980905 gene encoding serine carboxypeptidase-like 20 isoform X1, which produces MKGRRYSYCLYLILIQTLASYVPSLAAPEGSLITQIPGFSGNFPSRHYAGYVTIDENHGKKLYYYFVESERNPREDPVVLWLNGGPGCSSFDGFVYEHGPFNFEAGKPHGSLPTLHQNPYSWSKVSSILYLDSPSGVGLSYSENISDYITGDLKTASDSHVFLLKWFELYPEFISNPFFISGESYAGIYVPTLANEVAKGIDAGIKPILHLKGYMVGNGVTDDVIDGNALVPFVHGMGLISEELFEEVTIQCNGSYYNSTADSCQKKLATVDEEIKDINVYDILEPCYHATPSKISFTTTKLPQSFRRLGVSERPLPVRKRMFGRAWPLRAPVRDGLVPSWPQLLSEVDVPCTDDEVATAWLNSEAVRRAIHAEPKTVAGNFELCTDRLKFYHDAGSMIKYHKNLTSRGYRALIYSGDHDMCVPFTGSEAWTRSIGYKKADSWRPWFVNDQVAGYIQVYENNLIFLTIKGAGHTVPEYKPREALEFYSRWLADKKI; this is translated from the exons ATGAAGGGACGTCGATACTCATACTGCTTGTATTTGATCTTGATTCAAACTCTGGCAAGTTATGTGCCATCTTTGGCAGCACCGGAGGGTTCTCTTATAACTCAGATTCCTGGGTTTAGTGGAAATTTTCCTTCAAGACACTATGCTGG ATATGTGACAATTGATGAAAATCATGGAAAGAAATTGTACTACTATTTTGTTGAGTCCGAGAGGAATCCAAGGGAAGACCCTGTTGTGCTGTGGCTTAATGGTGGTCcggggtgctcaagctttgatGGATTTGTTTATGAACATG GTCCCTTTAATTTTGAGGCCGGAAAACCACATGGTAGCCTTCCCACCCTGCATCAGAATCCATATAGCTGGTCTAAG GTATCAAGCATTTTGTATTTAGACTCTCCTTCGGGTGTTGGATTATCTTACTCAGAAAATATATCCGACTATATCACAGGAGACTTAAAGACTGCTTCTGATTCCCATGTATTTCTCCTCAAG TGGTTTGAGCTCTATCCAGAATTCATATCCAATCCGTTCTTTATATCTGGTGAATCGTATGCTGGAATATACGTTCCGACTTTGGCTAATGAAGTAGCTAAAG GGATTGATGCTGGTATAAAGCCCATTCTCCACCTGAAG GGTTACATGGTGGGAAATGGAGTCACGGATGATGTTATTGATGGTAATGCTCTTGTACCTTTTGTGCATGGAATGGGTCTTATATCAGAGGAACTTTTCGAG GAAGTTACTATTCAATGTAATGGGAGCTACTATAATTCTACTGCTGACTCTTGTCAAAAAAAGCTTGCAACAGTAGATGAA GAAATCAAGGATATAAACGTATATGACATTCTCGAACCATGCTATCATGCTACACCAAGTAAGATTTCATTCACGACGACAAAATTGCCTCAGAGCTTCAGGAGATTGGGTGTGAGCGAAAGGCCTTTGCCAGTGAGAAAACGAATGTTTGGTCGTGCATGGCCTCTTAGAGCTCCTGTAAGAGATGGACTTGTCCCGAGTTGGCCACAGCTTCTTAGTGAAGTAGACGTTCCATGCACT GATGATGAGGTTGCAACTGCATGGCTGAACAGTGAAGCAGTTAGGAGAGCAATCCATGCTGAACCT AAAACTGTGGCAGGAAACTTTGAGCTGTGCACAGACAGACTCAAATTTTATCATGATGCTGGGAGCATGATCAAATATCATAAGAACCTCACATCCCGGGGATATCGAGCTCTCATATACAG tGGGGATCATGATATGTGTGTTCCATTCACGGGAAGTGAAGCTTGGACTCGATCCATCGGATACAAGAAAGCTGATTCATGGAGGCCTTGGTTTGTGAATGACCAAGTTGCAGG ATACATACAGGTTTATGAAAACAATCTCATCTTCCTCACCATAAAG GGAGCTGGACACACTGTACCAGAATACAAACCACGTGAAGCATTAGAGTTCTACTCACGCTGGTTGgcagataaaaaaatatga